From Synoicihabitans lomoniglobus, the proteins below share one genomic window:
- the uvrA gene encoding excinuclease ABC subunit UvrA — MQAETHIHVKGAREHNLQNLEVRLPRGKLVVVTGPSGSGKSSLAFDTIYAEGYRKYMESLSTSARQVLEQLPRPDVDFVHGLSPVLAIEQRTAGESPRSTIATVTEVADYARLLWALHGEAHCPKDGGKVERRSLDDNVARVLAEAAGQRIMILAPALVAKASVLREELPRLRQRGFQRVRIGGEIKQLDEADIVPSGQGVVPIEVDLVVDRLVAVVDQRSRLSDSLELAFREGADRAMVLAQAKRDAPWREIKLSQSLACEICGDVFEKLTPRHFSFNHNQGACTTCGGLGRKLRFVPDLVVPDKTKTVRGGALKPWRLGGKNLIIQHNAMLKQLAEQLPFDANTPWQDLPEDVRETLLHGGGDRLFAFKLKRMREPKAMPWTGVIPALDETWRNTESDGFRARLSTYMIGGPCPECGGSRLNARSSAVVISTGERRLNVPEFFALDVQEAHEVAVALQERFKREESLRDVVTGIEQRLRFLGEVGLGYLTLNRDYGTLSGGESQRVRLATQLGMGLMGVIYVLDEPSIGLHPADNDQLLRLLIALRDRGNTVLVVEHDEDTMRIADEVIELGPGAGTEGGRVLFQGAPAQLMQADAKQSVSGPYLSRKLRVEKSAPTKLSDGAFLTVREARENNLRGVDARFPVGLLTCVTGVSGSGKSTLVNDILATAAARKLNRAKAMPGLHRHIEHLEFFEKLVQVDQSPIGRSPRSNPATYTKLLDHLRDLFAQVPLAKVRGYKASRFSFNIRGGRCERCQGDGAIKLDMQFLANAYAPCPSCGGKRFNRETLEVLFHGHSIADVLAMTVRDAMSLFRNIPKVMDKLETLAAVGLGYLQLGQSATTLSGGEAQRLKLSLELSKRSQGDTLYILDEPTTGLHWVDIQHLMDLLFKLRDAGHTVIVIEHNLDVINLADWIIDLGPGGGRHGGEIVYAGPREGIEKTSASATGQALKRWADPLPAVK, encoded by the coding sequence ATGCAGGCCGAAACGCACATCCACGTCAAAGGAGCCCGAGAGCACAATCTCCAGAACTTGGAAGTGCGGCTGCCGCGGGGGAAATTGGTGGTCGTGACCGGGCCTTCGGGGTCGGGGAAATCGTCGTTGGCGTTCGATACGATCTACGCGGAAGGCTACCGCAAATACATGGAGTCGCTGTCGACCTCTGCGCGGCAGGTGCTGGAGCAACTGCCGCGGCCGGATGTGGATTTCGTGCACGGATTGTCGCCGGTGCTGGCCATCGAGCAACGCACCGCCGGCGAGTCCCCGCGCAGCACGATCGCGACGGTGACCGAAGTCGCGGATTACGCGCGGTTGCTGTGGGCGTTGCACGGTGAGGCGCACTGTCCCAAGGACGGCGGCAAGGTCGAACGACGTTCGCTCGATGACAACGTGGCGCGGGTGCTGGCGGAAGCGGCCGGCCAGCGTATCATGATTCTGGCGCCGGCTTTGGTGGCGAAGGCCAGTGTGCTGCGCGAGGAATTGCCGCGGCTGCGTCAGCGTGGATTTCAGCGGGTGCGGATCGGGGGCGAAATCAAACAACTCGACGAGGCGGACATCGTGCCGTCGGGTCAGGGGGTCGTGCCGATCGAAGTGGACCTGGTGGTCGACCGCTTGGTGGCGGTGGTCGATCAACGCAGTCGGTTGTCGGACTCGTTGGAGCTCGCTTTTCGGGAAGGCGCGGATCGCGCGATGGTGCTGGCCCAGGCGAAGCGCGATGCGCCATGGCGGGAAATCAAGCTGAGCCAGTCGCTGGCCTGTGAAATCTGTGGCGACGTGTTCGAAAAACTCACGCCGCGGCATTTCTCGTTTAACCACAATCAAGGCGCCTGCACGACCTGCGGCGGGTTGGGTCGCAAGCTGCGGTTCGTGCCCGATCTGGTCGTGCCGGACAAAACCAAAACCGTGCGCGGCGGGGCGCTCAAACCGTGGCGACTGGGCGGCAAGAACCTCATCATCCAACACAACGCGATGCTCAAGCAGCTGGCCGAACAGTTGCCGTTTGACGCGAATACGCCGTGGCAGGATCTGCCTGAGGACGTGCGCGAAACGTTGCTGCACGGCGGCGGCGACCGGTTGTTCGCGTTCAAACTCAAACGCATGCGCGAGCCCAAAGCGATGCCGTGGACCGGGGTGATTCCGGCCCTCGACGAGACTTGGCGCAATACGGAGAGCGATGGATTCCGGGCGCGGTTGTCCACCTACATGATCGGCGGTCCTTGTCCGGAGTGCGGCGGTTCGCGGCTCAACGCCCGCAGCAGTGCAGTCGTGATTTCCACCGGTGAACGACGGCTCAATGTGCCGGAGTTTTTTGCGCTCGATGTGCAGGAAGCGCATGAGGTGGCGGTGGCGTTGCAGGAACGATTCAAACGCGAGGAGTCGCTGCGCGACGTCGTGACGGGCATCGAGCAACGGTTACGCTTTTTGGGCGAAGTCGGGCTTGGTTATCTCACCCTCAATCGCGACTACGGCACGCTTTCCGGGGGGGAGTCCCAACGCGTGCGGCTCGCGACTCAGCTCGGCATGGGGCTCATGGGCGTGATCTACGTGCTCGACGAACCCAGCATCGGGTTGCACCCGGCGGACAACGACCAACTGCTGCGTCTGTTGATCGCCCTGCGCGACCGCGGCAACACCGTGCTCGTGGTCGAGCACGACGAAGACACCATGCGCATCGCCGACGAAGTGATCGAACTCGGACCGGGGGCGGGCACGGAGGGCGGACGCGTGTTGTTCCAAGGCGCGCCGGCGCAACTCATGCAGGCCGATGCGAAGCAGTCCGTCAGCGGACCGTATTTGTCACGAAAGTTGCGCGTCGAAAAATCGGCTCCCACAAAACTTTCGGACGGCGCGTTTCTGACCGTGCGCGAAGCGCGCGAAAATAACTTGCGGGGCGTCGACGCGCGTTTCCCGGTGGGGCTTTTGACTTGTGTGACCGGAGTGTCGGGGTCGGGCAAAAGCACATTGGTCAACGACATCCTGGCCACGGCCGCGGCGCGCAAACTCAATCGAGCCAAGGCGATGCCCGGGCTGCACCGTCACATCGAGCATCTGGAGTTTTTTGAAAAACTGGTGCAGGTGGATCAGTCGCCGATCGGACGCAGTCCGCGCTCCAACCCGGCGACCTACACGAAGCTGCTCGACCACCTGCGTGACCTCTTCGCCCAAGTGCCGTTGGCGAAAGTGCGCGGCTACAAGGCGAGTCGGTTCTCCTTCAATATCCGCGGCGGACGGTGCGAACGCTGCCAGGGCGACGGCGCCATCAAACTGGACATGCAGTTTCTGGCCAACGCCTACGCGCCGTGCCCGAGTTGCGGTGGCAAACGCTTCAATCGCGAGACGCTCGAAGTGCTGTTCCACGGTCATTCCATCGCGGACGTGCTGGCGATGACGGTGCGGGATGCGATGTCCTTGTTTCGCAACATTCCCAAGGTGATGGACAAGTTGGAAACGCTGGCGGCCGTCGGGCTCGGTTACCTGCAGCTCGGGCAGTCGGCGACGACCCTTTCGGGCGGTGAGGCGCAGCGATTGAAATTGTCGTTGGAGCTCTCGAAGCGGTCCCAGGGCGACACCCTCTACATTCTCGACGAGCCGACGACGGGGCTGCACTGGGTTGATATCCAGCACCTCATGGATCTGCTGTTCAAACTGCGCGATGCCGGCCACACCGTGATCGTAATCGAGCACAATCTCGACGTGATCAATCTCGCCGACTGGATCATCGATCTCGGACCGGGCGGCGGTCGGCACGGTGGTGAAATCGTCTATGCCGGTCCGCGCGAAGGTATCGAAAAAACCTCCGCCAGTGCCACAGGCCAGGCGTTGAAGCGTTGGGCTGATCCGCTGCCAGCGGTCAAATGA
- a CDS encoding YebC/PmpR family DNA-binding transcriptional regulator, which produces MGRQWLHAKRAIVNNKKGQFVGKIVKELSVAAKLGGPDADANPRLFAAIEKARKASVTREVIERAVRKGAGIGDDKMVMDLIVFEGYAPHKVAVIVEAYTDNVQRTTPEVRVLFRKGVLGLAGSNKFLFEHVGIVEAAHADTGIDPEEAAIEAGANDFAPLSADENDDIPADHLGARFLTERTDTHAVSTWLTQNGWSVVTAEIGYVAKMFPDLTDVQREEVGEFLQALEDHDDVQRVWAAVR; this is translated from the coding sequence ATGGGTCGTCAATGGCTACACGCGAAGCGGGCAATCGTTAACAACAAGAAGGGGCAGTTCGTGGGCAAAATCGTCAAGGAACTGTCCGTCGCGGCGAAGTTGGGCGGCCCTGACGCCGACGCCAACCCACGCTTGTTTGCCGCCATTGAAAAGGCCCGCAAAGCCAGCGTCACCCGTGAGGTGATCGAGCGGGCCGTGCGTAAAGGCGCCGGCATCGGCGACGACAAGATGGTCATGGATCTCATCGTGTTCGAAGGTTACGCCCCCCACAAGGTGGCCGTGATCGTCGAGGCCTACACCGACAACGTGCAGCGCACCACTCCGGAGGTTCGCGTGTTGTTTCGCAAAGGCGTGCTCGGTCTCGCGGGCAGCAACAAGTTTCTCTTCGAACACGTCGGCATCGTCGAGGCCGCGCATGCGGACACCGGTATCGATCCGGAGGAGGCCGCCATCGAAGCGGGAGCCAACGATTTCGCGCCGTTGAGTGCTGACGAAAATGACGACATTCCCGCGGACCACCTCGGGGCCCGCTTCCTGACCGAGCGGACCGATACCCACGCCGTATCGACCTGGCTCACCCAAAACGGCTGGTCCGTCGTCACGGCCGAGATTGGCTACGTGGCCAAAATGTTTCCCGACCTCACCGACGTGCAACGCGAAGAAGTCGGAGAGTTCCTGCAGGCCCTGGAAGACCACGACGACGTGCAACGCGTCTGGGCCGCCGTGCGCTGA
- a CDS encoding glycine zipper domain-containing protein, whose protein sequence is MSKTLISTFSLAALVFASGCNNAGTHEREGAKVGALAGAVIGAVIGHQSGEAGAGAAIGAAAGAVTGSAVGANKDREEDRRYERGTVRAQPARDQYGYSLDDYMRLMTDEEMDILQARGDARPEVPMGVLLTDQEKANLRRRQVADREIGR, encoded by the coding sequence ATGTCCAAAACACTCATCTCCACTTTTTCGCTCGCGGCTTTAGTCTTTGCGAGTGGCTGCAACAACGCCGGCACGCACGAGCGTGAAGGCGCCAAAGTTGGCGCTTTGGCGGGCGCGGTGATCGGCGCGGTCATCGGTCATCAATCCGGCGAAGCCGGCGCGGGGGCCGCCATTGGCGCGGCGGCCGGTGCCGTCACGGGCTCCGCGGTCGGGGCCAACAAGGACCGCGAGGAAGACCGCCGCTACGAACGCGGCACGGTCCGGGCGCAACCCGCCCGCGATCAATACGGTTATTCGCTCGATGATTACATGCGTCTGATGACGGATGAGGAAATGGACATTCTGCAAGCCCGCGGAGATGCCCGTCCCGAAGTGCCCATGGGCGTGTTGTTGACCGATCAGGAAAAGGCCAACCTGCGTCGCCGTCAGGTGGCTGACCGCGAGATCGGCCGCTAG
- a CDS encoding glutaminyl-peptide cyclotransferase → MPTFTSHLIIARWRLGIALWCGALAAGSTSAAEAEENAPPAEPTRYGFEIVHRWPHDPEAFTQGLLFHDGMLLESTGMNGHSSLRRVDLTTGKVRQRVEVNPLFFAEGLTVIGTKAYQLTWRSRTGFIYDVDSLELVDQFPYPTEGWGLTTDGESLIMSDGSNSIHFLDAHSFAHQRTVEVVFNGQPVHRLNELEYIGGEIYANIWQTHHIVRIDPKDGRITGIIDLTGLEPTDDRRHRADVLNGIAYDEAGDRLFVTGKYWSELFEIRLVPQT, encoded by the coding sequence ATGCCCACGTTCACCTCTCACCTCATCATCGCCCGATGGCGGCTCGGTATCGCGCTGTGGTGCGGGGCGCTGGCGGCCGGTTCGACATCAGCCGCCGAGGCGGAGGAAAACGCCCCGCCAGCGGAACCGACACGCTATGGTTTTGAGATTGTCCACCGCTGGCCGCACGACCCCGAAGCCTTTACCCAAGGTCTGTTGTTTCACGACGGCATGCTGCTCGAAAGCACGGGTATGAATGGCCATTCCAGCCTGCGACGGGTCGATCTTACCACGGGCAAGGTCCGTCAACGCGTCGAGGTGAATCCCTTGTTTTTCGCGGAAGGTCTGACCGTGATCGGGACCAAGGCATATCAACTCACATGGCGCAGTCGCACCGGGTTTATCTACGACGTCGATTCGTTGGAGCTCGTGGATCAGTTTCCCTATCCCACCGAGGGCTGGGGGCTCACCACCGACGGTGAGTCCCTGATCATGAGCGACGGATCAAACTCGATCCATTTTCTGGATGCGCACTCCTTCGCTCACCAACGCACCGTCGAGGTCGTCTTCAACGGCCAGCCCGTCCACCGGCTCAACGAGTTGGAATACATCGGGGGAGAAATCTACGCCAATATTTGGCAGACCCATCACATCGTGCGGATCGACCCGAAAGACGGTCGCATCACCGGCATCATCGATCTCACCGGACTGGAACCCACGGATGACCGGCGTCATCGCGCCGACGTGCTCAACGGCATCGCCTACGACGAAGCCGGTGACCGTTTGTTTGTCACCGGCAAGTATTGGTCCGAGCTCTTCGAGATCCGGTTGGTTCCGCAGACGTGA
- a CDS encoding DEAD/DEAH box helicase gives MPELEAPLRPPVGDLTDSDAALDRFLEVMASRGLELYEEQEEAILELFAGSNVILNTPTGSGKSLVAAAVHYRALCAGERSVYTCPIKALVNEKFLSMCRDFGPENVGMMTGDASVNPQAPILCCTAEILANIALARGDESDVRVVVMDEFHYYSDGERGYAWQVPLLGMPHSRFLLMSATLGDTSFFERELTDLTGARSVTVRSDRRPVPLAFEYSETPLVERVSELIEAKQAPIYLVYFTQRSASESAQSWMSLNLSTKEEKAALAAALEGTKFNSPYGKDMKRWLRHGVGVHHAGLLPKYRILVERLAQQGLLKIICGTDTLGVGINVPIRTVIFTQLWKYDGRKAAVLSVRDFRQVAGRAGRRGYDDQGFVVAQAPEHIIENKRAEAKAATDAKKKKKLVKRTAPPGAVVWDEKTFQKLQDAPCEELSSQFTITHGMLLLLLSRTGDGCRAVKDLIARSHETPHRKAQLRKRAWQLFRGLLDRQIVDWIPRETSGRKLRVNVELQEDFSLHHALSLYLIDTLPQLDRESPDYALDVLTLCEAIVEDPDAILRKQLDRMKTDALVEMKEAGVEYDARMAKLDEIEHPKPLREFLYETFNAFAAAHPWVGEENVRPKSITREMFERYDSFSDYIKRYGLQRSEGLLLRHLSQTWKVLSQTVPDTAKTEAVIELEDYFRELIRGVDSSLLEEWERMQNPDFVAAEVADKPERPQSLDITRDRPAFTRLVRFAMHAILQDVVAGEWETLADRVGVDQRVVEDAFTAYGEARGWFRLDPAGRSAKHTHIEADGDSWRVAQVLIDHDEHNDWELVCTVDLAAARETAAVGLQWEGLTPIGG, from the coding sequence ATGCCTGAACTTGAAGCCCCCTTGCGACCACCGGTCGGTGACCTGACTGATTCCGACGCCGCCCTGGATCGGTTTCTGGAGGTCATGGCGTCCCGTGGTTTGGAACTCTATGAGGAGCAGGAAGAAGCAATTCTGGAGCTGTTCGCGGGCAGCAATGTGATTCTGAATACTCCGACGGGATCGGGGAAGTCCCTGGTCGCGGCAGCGGTGCATTACCGTGCATTGTGCGCGGGGGAACGCTCGGTTTACACGTGTCCGATCAAGGCCTTGGTGAATGAAAAATTCCTCTCCATGTGTCGTGACTTCGGTCCGGAAAACGTGGGCATGATGACGGGCGATGCCTCGGTGAATCCCCAAGCTCCGATCCTGTGCTGCACGGCGGAGATTCTGGCCAACATCGCACTGGCGCGGGGCGACGAGTCCGACGTGCGGGTGGTCGTCATGGATGAGTTTCACTACTACAGCGATGGCGAGCGTGGATACGCCTGGCAGGTCCCGTTGCTCGGCATGCCGCACAGTCGGTTTTTGCTGATGTCGGCGACGTTGGGCGACACGTCATTTTTTGAACGTGAACTCACGGATCTGACCGGAGCGCGGAGTGTAACGGTGCGCAGTGACCGGCGGCCCGTGCCGCTGGCATTTGAGTATTCCGAAACGCCGCTGGTCGAGCGGGTGTCGGAGCTCATCGAAGCGAAACAGGCGCCGATCTATTTGGTGTATTTCACGCAGCGATCGGCGTCGGAATCGGCGCAGAGTTGGATGAGTCTTAACCTGAGCACCAAGGAAGAAAAAGCGGCACTGGCGGCCGCGTTGGAGGGCACGAAATTTAACAGTCCCTACGGCAAGGACATGAAACGCTGGTTGCGTCATGGCGTCGGGGTGCATCACGCCGGACTGCTGCCGAAGTATCGAATCCTGGTGGAGCGACTCGCCCAACAGGGGTTGCTCAAAATCATCTGTGGCACGGACACGCTGGGGGTCGGGATCAATGTTCCGATTCGCACCGTCATTTTCACGCAGTTGTGGAAATACGACGGACGCAAGGCGGCGGTGTTGAGTGTGCGCGATTTTCGCCAGGTGGCCGGGCGGGCAGGACGACGGGGATATGACGATCAAGGCTTCGTGGTCGCCCAGGCTCCGGAACACATCATCGAAAACAAACGTGCGGAGGCCAAAGCCGCCACCGATGCGAAGAAGAAAAAGAAGCTCGTAAAACGCACGGCTCCGCCCGGCGCGGTGGTGTGGGATGAGAAGACGTTTCAGAAGCTGCAGGACGCCCCGTGCGAGGAACTGTCATCGCAGTTCACGATCACGCACGGCATGTTGTTGCTGTTGCTGTCGCGCACCGGCGACGGATGCCGGGCGGTGAAGGATTTGATCGCGCGTTCGCACGAAACGCCGCACCGGAAAGCGCAACTGCGCAAACGTGCCTGGCAGCTGTTTCGCGGGTTGTTGGATCGCCAAATCGTGGACTGGATTCCGCGCGAAACGAGCGGGCGGAAACTGCGGGTGAATGTAGAGCTACAGGAGGACTTTTCGCTGCATCACGCCTTGTCGCTTTACCTGATTGATACGCTCCCGCAGCTCGATCGGGAGTCGCCCGATTACGCGCTCGATGTGCTGACCTTGTGCGAAGCCATCGTGGAGGACCCGGACGCGATTTTGCGCAAACAACTTGATCGCATGAAGACGGATGCGTTGGTCGAAATGAAGGAAGCCGGCGTCGAATACGATGCGCGCATGGCCAAGCTCGATGAGATCGAACATCCGAAGCCGCTGCGGGAGTTTCTCTACGAAACCTTCAATGCCTTTGCCGCCGCGCACCCGTGGGTGGGCGAGGAAAACGTGCGGCCCAAATCGATCACGCGGGAAATGTTCGAGCGCTACGATTCGTTTTCCGACTACATCAAACGCTATGGTTTGCAACGCAGCGAGGGGCTGCTGTTGCGCCATCTTTCCCAGACGTGGAAGGTGCTGAGTCAGACGGTGCCGGATACGGCCAAAACGGAAGCGGTGATCGAGTTGGAGGACTATTTCCGCGAGCTGATTCGTGGGGTCGATTCGAGTTTGCTGGAAGAGTGGGAACGGATGCAAAATCCGGACTTTGTGGCGGCCGAGGTGGCCGACAAACCGGAGCGGCCGCAGAGCCTGGACATCACGCGCGATCGCCCGGCGTTTACGCGTCTGGTGCGTTTTGCGATGCACGCCATTTTGCAGGATGTGGTCGCGGGAGAGTGGGAGACCCTGGCGGATCGCGTGGGGGTGGACCAACGCGTCGTCGAAGATGCGTTCACGGCTTACGGCGAGGCGCGGGGGTGGTTCCGGCTCGATCCCGCAGGGCGATCGGCCAAACACACGCACATCGAAGCAGACGGAGATAGCTGGCGCGTGGCGCAGGTTCTGATCGATCACGACGAGCACAACGATTGGGAACTGGTGTGCACGGTGGATCTGGCGGCGGCCCGGGAGACGGCCGCGGTCGGGTTGCAGTGGGAGGGCCTCACCCCGATCGGAGGGTGA
- a CDS encoding DUF4252 domain-containing protein, with the protein MISSLRKITAAATIAAVFASSAFAASPGWVDFGKFDAEAGEQYVEVDINPALLRLAAAFTKNQEPEVADLLRSLERVRVNVFGVNDENRGSIVTRINSVRDDLDAQGWTRVVTVREKSGDDVAVFLKESSGDSIHGVVVTVIGKNGEAVLVNIVGDVALDQIAALGESLDIDPLRELHVARRAKS; encoded by the coding sequence ATGATCTCATCTTTACGCAAAATCACTGCCGCCGCCACGATCGCGGCGGTTTTCGCCAGTTCCGCTTTTGCCGCCTCTCCGGGCTGGGTGGATTTTGGCAAATTTGACGCCGAAGCCGGCGAGCAATACGTCGAAGTCGACATCAATCCGGCCCTGCTCCGGCTCGCCGCCGCTTTCACCAAAAATCAAGAGCCCGAAGTGGCTGATTTGCTCCGCAGTCTCGAACGCGTTCGCGTGAATGTTTTCGGGGTGAACGATGAAAACCGGGGCTCCATCGTCACGCGCATCAATTCCGTGCGGGACGACCTCGACGCCCAGGGCTGGACGCGCGTCGTCACGGTGCGGGAAAAGAGCGGCGATGATGTCGCGGTGTTTCTCAAGGAATCCAGCGGTGACTCCATCCATGGCGTGGTCGTGACCGTGATCGGCAAGAACGGCGAAGCCGTGCTGGTGAACATCGTGGGTGATGTCGCACTCGACCAGATCGCCGCCCTGGGCGAGTCGCTCGATATCGATCCGCTGCGCGAACTGCACGTGGCGCGCCGGGCCAAGAGCTAA
- a CDS encoding Y-family DNA polymerase has protein sequence MTPATIVHLDADAFFVSVELAQRPELRGKRVAVGGRQRGIISSASYEARAVGVYTPMPSQRALKVCPDLILLPHEGDYGGVSRRMFDLCEEVTPLVQRNSIDEGYLDLSPCGLRDAAAVEARVRQLQQRIWDVLQIPVSMGIATNRLVSQIASKLRKPRGFVVVAPGDEAAFLAPLDIGEMPGIGRKTQPRLAARGIHTIGDVLTRSDDELAACFGNGWREFRQRCAGHDERAVQPDHEDAKSYSQQETFGTNIVELDAITNVAKGMIDHLMPKVRADGKRVRTLTLKVRYADFTQESAGKSLPLASDLEGDFYALLTPLITKAWTQRRRALRLISVKFSGVDDGPVQMEIFDENAAKRRRLAGLLDQLNAGKTGATVRHGHQLETPTAGRRRGLARPPDERRSG, from the coding sequence GTGACACCGGCGACCATAGTTCATCTCGACGCGGACGCGTTTTTTGTCTCGGTCGAGTTGGCCCAACGGCCGGAGTTGCGGGGCAAGCGCGTGGCGGTGGGAGGCCGTCAACGCGGGATCATATCGTCGGCCAGTTATGAAGCGCGGGCGGTGGGGGTTTACACGCCGATGCCATCGCAGCGCGCGCTGAAGGTCTGCCCGGATCTGATCCTGTTGCCCCACGAAGGTGACTACGGCGGCGTCTCGCGGCGTATGTTTGACCTTTGCGAGGAAGTCACGCCGCTGGTGCAGCGCAATTCCATCGACGAAGGATATCTTGATTTGAGCCCCTGCGGGTTGCGCGATGCCGCCGCGGTGGAGGCACGGGTGCGGCAGTTGCAGCAGCGGATCTGGGACGTGTTGCAGATACCGGTTTCCATGGGGATCGCGACCAACCGACTGGTGTCGCAGATCGCGAGCAAACTGCGCAAGCCGCGCGGTTTTGTCGTGGTGGCGCCAGGGGACGAAGCCGCGTTTTTGGCGCCGTTGGATATCGGGGAGATGCCGGGGATCGGCCGGAAAACGCAGCCGCGGTTGGCGGCGCGCGGGATCCATACCATTGGCGATGTATTGACCCGCAGTGATGACGAACTGGCAGCGTGTTTCGGTAACGGCTGGCGGGAGTTTCGCCAGCGTTGCGCCGGGCACGATGAGCGGGCCGTCCAACCGGATCATGAAGACGCCAAGAGTTATTCCCAGCAGGAGACGTTTGGCACCAATATCGTGGAACTCGATGCGATTACCAATGTGGCCAAAGGCATGATCGATCATCTGATGCCGAAAGTGCGGGCGGATGGGAAACGGGTGCGCACCCTGACTTTGAAGGTGCGCTACGCGGACTTCACGCAGGAGTCGGCCGGGAAAAGTCTGCCGCTGGCGTCGGACCTGGAGGGAGATTTTTATGCCTTGTTGACCCCGTTGATTACCAAGGCGTGGACGCAGCGTCGGCGGGCCCTGCGGCTGATCAGTGTGAAGTTTTCCGGTGTCGACGACGGTCCGGTCCAGATGGAGATTTTCGACGAGAACGCCGCCAAACGGCGTCGGTTGGCGGGATTGTTGGATCAGTTAAACGCGGGAAAAACCGGCGCGACCGTGCGGCATGGTCACCAGTTGGAAACCCCCACCGCCGGTCGCCGTCGGGGGCTCGCACGGCCGCCCGACGAGAGGCGTTCGGGTTAG
- a CDS encoding DUF3179 domain-containing (seleno)protein: MTINGFVVDDAVVPPEHLVRAAPAKDSIAALDRTSWVTPEEATIMLDDDYVLSVTIGAETRAYPLRIMVWHEIVNDLFGERPITVTYSALSGSGVVFDPGVNPDGTRRMFGVSGLLYNSCLLMYDRATESLWSQLRMTGVTGATGDEELVSLPSRRMKWAAWKKLFPTGKVLSTDTGHDADYAGDWPYGDYEETKATIFPFDINRDEFGTKERMIAMKEGWAARSWPLETIRKKKQLYDAIGARPINVVYDETTDDVVVTDIMTGEPLPTVSVYWFAWQAFYPETSVWMPLR; encoded by the coding sequence GTGACCATCAACGGATTCGTGGTCGATGATGCAGTGGTCCCCCCCGAGCATCTCGTGCGAGCTGCTCCCGCCAAGGACAGCATCGCGGCGCTCGACCGGACGTCATGGGTAACGCCGGAGGAAGCCACCATCATGCTGGACGACGACTACGTGCTCAGCGTCACGATCGGCGCGGAGACGCGGGCGTATCCGTTACGAATCATGGTGTGGCACGAAATCGTGAACGATCTGTTCGGTGAACGCCCGATCACGGTGACCTACAGCGCGCTTTCGGGGTCGGGCGTGGTCTTCGATCCCGGGGTAAACCCCGACGGCACCCGCCGGATGTTTGGGGTTTCCGGACTGCTGTATAACAGTTGCCTGCTCATGTATGACCGCGCCACCGAGAGCCTGTGGTCGCAGTTGCGAATGACCGGTGTGACGGGGGCCACGGGAGATGAGGAGCTGGTCTCGCTTCCGTCGCGGCGCATGAAATGGGCGGCGTGGAAAAAGTTGTTTCCGACCGGAAAGGTATTGTCGACCGATACGGGCCATGACGCCGATTACGCAGGTGATTGGCCTTACGGCGATTACGAGGAAACGAAAGCGACGATCTTTCCTTTCGATATCAACCGCGATGAATTTGGCACCAAGGAGCGGATGATCGCCATGAAGGAAGGTTGGGCGGCTCGCTCCTGGCCGTTGGAAACCATTCGCAAGAAAAAGCAGCTCTACGACGCGATCGGGGCCCGGCCCATCAACGTGGTCTATGATGAGACGACGGACGACGTGGTGGTCACCGACATTATGACCGGTGAACCCTTGCCCACGGTTTCCGTCTATTGGTTCGCGTGGCAGGCGTTCTACCCCGAGACTTCGGTGTGGATGCCATTGCGTTAG
- a CDS encoding FmdB family transcriptional regulator produces MPIYEYYCPNNNTVYQFYAKSLAQGELIPRCPDNPRFRMRKMVSGFAITKPGASDEAPPASGGDAAGGEDDARMEAAMAAMESEFSNVDENDPKAMGRMMRRMAEMTGEKLDGEMEEVVRKLEEGADPDSLEEQLGGDDGDGDPMGGMGGMGGEGGPAPDPKEPRHRFRSRSLPPRRDPKLYDYE; encoded by the coding sequence ATGCCGATATACGAGTATTACTGTCCCAATAACAACACGGTCTACCAGTTCTACGCCAAGAGTCTGGCGCAAGGGGAACTGATTCCGCGCTGCCCTGACAACCCCCGGTTCCGCATGCGCAAAATGGTCTCCGGCTTCGCCATCACGAAGCCCGGAGCCTCCGATGAGGCTCCGCCCGCATCCGGAGGTGATGCGGCGGGTGGCGAGGATGACGCCCGGATGGAGGCGGCGATGGCCGCGATGGAGAGCGAGTTTTCCAACGTCGATGAAAACGACCCTAAAGCCATGGGACGCATGATGCGACGGATGGCCGAGATGACCGGCGAAAAGCTCGACGGCGAAATGGAGGAAGTCGTGCGCAAGCTCGAGGAAGGTGCGGACCCCGATTCGTTGGAAGAACAACTGGGCGGCGATGACGGCGACGGCGATCCCATGGGTGGCATGGGTGGCATGGGCGGCGAGGGCGGTCCCGCGCCGGACCCCAAGGAACCCCGGCACCGCTTTCGCAGTCGCTCGCTGCCGCCGCGACGCGACCCGAAACTTTACGATTACGAATAA